The sequence AGAGGCACGGAGAACACAGAGAAGAGATTAAGGGTTTTAGTCCCGGAGTCTCTGCAACCAGTACCCTCTTTCCTGTGGTTCTCGGTAAAAAGCCTTCAACCATGAGAAGCACTAAACTCACGAACAAATAACTATCTCTCGCAGAGGCGCAAAGAACGCAGAGGGAAAAGAGTTCAGGGGGTCAAGCCTCTGCGATCTCAGTGCCTCTGCGAGATGAAATGTACCGCTGCAATTCACCACAAAGACGCCGAGTTGTAGGGTCGAATTTATTCGACCAGCAGAGGCGGATTGACGCCGTTAGTCCAATAAATTGAGCCCTGCAAGGCGCTCTGTGTCTCCGCGTTAAAATCGCTTTTCATGCTCCGGCTGATAACTGAAAACTGATGACTGATAACTTTCTCAGTCAGTCCATATCAATAGAGACATTCGACAAGGATCCCAGCTCCGGACCATCTCCCTTGTCGAGTTTAATCATCAGACGCAAATCATTTGGCGAGTCTGCATGGTGCAGTGCCTGATCCATGGTAATACGGCCTGCTTTAAAGAGCTCGTAAAGGGCCATATCGAAGGTCTGCATACCGGCTTCTTTACCTTTTTGCATGGCCTCTTTCAGACTGCCTATTTCATTGCGCTGGATCAGATCCCGGATCAACGGCGAATTAAGCAGGATCTCAATCGCCGCAACCCTGCCCTTGCCATCGGCCGTAGGCACCAGTTGCTGAGCAACAATGGCACGGATATTCAGACTTAAATCAAAACGCAGTTTGTCATGCTGATCTTTGGGTGCCAGGTGCATAATCCGCTCAATGGCCTGATTGGCATTGTTGGCGTGCAGGGTGGCCACACACAGATGGCCGGTGTCGGCAAAAGACATGGCATATTCCATGGTTTCCATGGAACGGATCTCACCGATCAGAATCACATCCGGTGCCTGGCGCAGTGAGCTTTTCAGAGCATCGTCGAAAGACTGAGTATCGATGCCCACTTCCCGCTGAGTGACCACGCAGTTTTCATGTTCATGGACAAATTCAATGGGATCTTCGATGGTCAGAATATGGCCTTTGGAATTGCGGTTGCGATGGCCGATTAAGGCTGCCAGCGAGGTGGATTTACCTGTACCGGTCCCCCCCACAAACAGGACCAGGCCGCGCTTGGACATAATAATATCTTTCAGCACCGGCGGTAGCCCCAGCGAATCCACCTGCGGGATCTGTGTAACGATACGCCGCACCACCATACCGGCCAGATCCCGCTGCCAGAATGCGCTGCAACGAAAGCGACCGATTCCTTCTTCCGCCACCGCAAAGTTGCACTCTTTGGTCTGCTCGAACTCCTGTTTCTGTTTGTCAGACATCAGGCTGTGCACCAGCGCCAGAGAGTCCTCAGCGCTGAGGGGGTTTTCATCCAGGTGGGTGATTTCACCGTTGATTTTGGCACTGACCGGGAAACCGACAGTGACAAAAATATCTGAGGCGTCGCTCTCCACCATTTGCTGCAAATAGGGTTGCATGTACATATCGCTACCTCAGAACTTGGGTTGCTTGTCGATTGATTTAGACGCTGCATCCTGGGCGCTTATTTGCCCCATGGCCACAAGGCGTTGCAGGCACTGATCCATGGTTTGCATACCATGAGACTGACCGGTCTGGATCACGGAATACATCTGCGGCACCTTATCTTCACGGATCAGGTTACGTATAGCGGGAATCCCCAGCATAATTTCATGGGCGGCGATGCGCCCACCACCGTTTTTCTTCAACAGGGTCTGAGAAATAACCGCCCGTAATGACTCTGAAAGCATGGAGCGAACCATGGCTTTTTCTTCCGCCGGAAAGACATCGATAATCCGGTCAATGGTTTTGGGCGCCGAGTTGGTATGCAGTGTACCGAATACCAGATGGCCGGTTTCCGCCGCTGAGATGGCCAGACGAATGGTTTCCAGATCCCGCAGCTCGCCCACCAGAATCACATCGGGATCTTCCCGCAGCGCTGAACGCAGGGCGTTATTAAAGCTGTGGGTATCACGATGCACTTCCCGCTGGTTAAGAATGCTGAGTTTATTCTCATGCACAAATTCAATGGGGTCTTCTATAGTCAG comes from Lacimicrobium alkaliphilum and encodes:
- a CDS encoding PilT/PilU family type 4a pilus ATPase — its product is MYMQPYLQQMVESDASDIFVTVGFPVSAKINGEITHLDENPLSAEDSLALVHSLMSDKQKQEFEQTKECNFAVAEEGIGRFRCSAFWQRDLAGMVVRRIVTQIPQVDSLGLPPVLKDIIMSKRGLVLFVGGTGTGKSTSLAALIGHRNRNSKGHILTIEDPIEFVHEHENCVVTQREVGIDTQSFDDALKSSLRQAPDVILIGEIRSMETMEYAMSFADTGHLCVATLHANNANQAIERIMHLAPKDQHDKLRFDLSLNIRAIVAQQLVPTADGKGRVAAIEILLNSPLIRDLIQRNEIGSLKEAMQKGKEAGMQTFDMALYELFKAGRITMDQALHHADSPNDLRLMIKLDKGDGPELGSLSNVSIDMD
- a CDS encoding type IV pilus twitching motility protein PilT, whose product is MDITELLAFSVKNNASDLHLSAGLPPIIRVDGEIRRLNVPEMDHKQVHALVYEIMNDKQRKEYEENLETDFSFEVKGLSRFRVNAFMQNRGAAAVLRTIPSEVLTLDDLGAPQIFKEIIKQPTGIVLVTGATGSGKSTTLAAMIDHINTNKREHILTIEDPIEFVHENKLSILNQREVHRDTHSFNNALRSALREDPDVILVGELRDLETIRLAISAAETGHLVFGTLHTNSAPKTIDRIIDVFPAEEKAMVRSMLSESLRAVISQTLLKKNGGGRIAAHEIMLGIPAIRNLIREDKVPQMYSVIQTGQSHGMQTMDQCLQRLVAMGQISAQDAASKSIDKQPKF